TTCATAAGGGCCTTGAGAAGATAAGGGATAAAAGACAGAAAAAGAAAATTCACTTATGGATAGAGCAGGATCTGAGAGAGCGTTTTCGAGATAAGATTTTACCAATAGACGCCCGAGTGGCTATGATTTGGGGGCAAGTCCAAGGGCGAACAGAACAAAGCGGACGAGGGATGCCGACCATAGACGGCCTGATAGCTGCCACCGGGCTTGCGTTCAATATGGTTGTTGCCACTCGTAACATATCAGATAT
This portion of the Deltaproteobacteria bacterium genome encodes:
- a CDS encoding type II toxin-antitoxin system VapC family toxin; the encoded protein is MNYILDTCIISEIVKPKPRLKVINWLRSQNENNLYISVLTLGELHKGLEKIRDKRQKKKIHLWIEQDLRERFRDKILPIDARVAMIWGQVQGRTEQSGRGMPTIDGLIAATGLAFNMVVATRNISDMEASGVALFNPWDE